The window TGGATCGTGCGGGCGGAGAATTGCCCGGCGCTGCGGCTGCATCAGATTGCGCACGTGGGGATCGCCGATGCCGCCGTGCCCTATTCCATGGTGCGCACCCATCTGCGCGGCACCTACATGCTCGCCTGTTTTTCCGGCGCCGGACGAATTCTGTTGGACGGCCGCTGGCAACTTTGCCGCGCCGGCATGGCGTGTCTTGCGCCTCCGCACGTGCTGCACGCCTTTCACGCCGTGGACAATTCGCGATGGGGGTTCTGCTGGGTGCGTTACGAACAACCGCCCGAACAGCAACCGATCATTGCCACGGCGTCGCCCGTGCTGACACGCTTCGACGGCCGGCCGTTGCAATCCGCGATCCTCGGTCTGTATCACGAGGTCAACGGCGCAGCCGAACCGGGTGTTGTCCATCACTGGGTCGAAATCATCCAGGGCTACGTCATCCGGTTCGCCCAGCCATGGCATGTGGACGACCGCCTGTGGCGCCTGTGGCTCGCGGTCGAACGAAACCTCAGCGCGCCCTGGACGCTCGAAAAACTGTGCGCGTCTTCCC of the Candidatus Angelobacter sp. genome contains:
- a CDS encoding AraC family transcriptional regulator; amino-acid sequence: MSKAPQNLSETHIIGARTKQWIVRAENCPALRLHQIAHVGIADAAVPYSMVRTHLRGTYMLACFSGAGRILLDGRWQLCRAGMACLAPPHVLHAFHAVDNSRWGFCWVRYEQPPEQQPIIATASPVLTRFDGRPLQSAILGLYHEVNGAAEPGVVHHWVEIIQGYVIRFAQPWHVDDRLWRLWLAVERNLSAPWTLEKLCASSHFSAEHLRRLCRRQLGRSPMHHVTYLRMQRAAVLLESTNDKIESIASALGYENPFVFSNTFKKWIGWRPSEYRRRGEIKNPAAG